ACTATTTACTTTAGacaataataatttatacataatcttttaaatatattttccgTGAAAATGAGATTTCAGAAAAATATCAAACCAGGCCCATCTTTTTAAAAACACAAACCAATTCCTAACATAAAAACAAGGCCCAACACGAGTTAAATCAATGGGCATTTAATGGCAATCTTGTAAATATAACCGAAAGCATGCATTTTCTGAAACCTGAAAAACCTGAATAGAATCAAAGCCACTCAAATCCATGGGTTCGGTTGTTGAAGGAGAAGACGTGTTTTGCTGGACAGTGGTATTCGACGTAAGAAGGCAGAGACTTGAGTTgtgtaaaaagttaaaaacagcTGATCATCCGTGAAggagataaaagaaaagaaaagggcgAGAAGAAGACAGTTGGTGTGGGTGAGAAATGAGTGGGAGAGTTGGCGAGGCTGTTGGGCGAAAgaatccaaaattaagaaaagactTGCGGAAAGACACGGCGAAGCTAAGGGATGAGAGGAGAAAAGTCTTTGACGAGGTCAGTGCAGAATTCATTCATTCAATTATTGTTTGATTCCCCGGTCAGCTCCAGACCAAATAATTATTACTTCaagaaataatttttccaatcgctctctctgtttcttaacaaattaaataatatcagtaaaatttaatcaatttaattGAACACTTATTCATTTATGATCCAACGTATAGCATAGTTATgggaaatttaaataatttttaaaagttacagaatttttaaagtaaaaaacACTTggctttaatttattcatgtcgTTCAGACGTATTAATATACTTTAAATTCATTTAGAAAACATTAATTAAGAGCAATTCCCCAATTGGGCCTGTCCACGTTGCCGTTATAATTaatacatgaatatatatatatagtcaatgaGTCGTCGCATGCATTAATATACACGAGTCTTGAGGGAAATTTCCAggaaattaatatatgaatgtaTTGGCTTTCAAAGGCAATTTCCAGGATCATTCATTCAATTATTTCACCGGCCTAGCTTCGCTATCTTTTCTTACATATAAAAGCGTACGTCTATATATATTAGTCATCATgaacaaatatatatagtactaatagGTCATTACTCATAAAAATGGCAGTCTCCTCCCTTTCCATTTCCAATATACCGATAGTAGCATGGGCTATCTGGATCTTTTTATGCGGAAACTGTTTGGATAATGCACTTCATCAGCTTGTTAATGTTGCTGCAGCATCTGGATCAATATCTGACCTTCAACTTGAACAAGCCAAGGCTTTGCAGGAGACTGGGTGGTGGCCGTCTAGTACTAATTATTCAAGTGCTTGCCACTGGGATGGTATTACTTGCAATGATGGAGGAAGCGTCACAAGCATCGATAGATCTCTTCAAGGTTTGGGAGGTCAGTTGAAACTCAACTTCTCTTTCTTCCCAAATTTAGTTAGTCTTAATCTTAGTAGGAACAACCTTCAGGGGCATATCCCACTTGAGATCGGGATGCTAAAAAATCTAACCATTTTATACCTTTATTCAAACATGCTTGTCGGTCCATTCCCTTTCACAATTGGTCATTTAACTAATTTGGAATATGTCTTCCTTGATGGAAATAAAATCAATGGATCCATTCCTCCCGAAATAGGGATGCTGAAAAATCTTACCTTTTTATCCCTTTCATCGAACATGCTCGTTGGTCCAATCCCTTCCACAATTGGTCATTTAACTAATTTGAGAAGTTTATACCTTGACAGAAATAAAATCAATGGATCAATTCCCTCCGAAATAGGGATGCTGAAAAATTTGACCACTTTAGACCTTTCTTCGAACATGCTCATCGGTCCAATCCCTTCTACAATTGGTCATGCAACTAATTTGAAATATTTCTACCTTGGACAGAATAAAATCAATGGATCCATTCCCTCCGAAATAGGGATGCTGAAAAATTTGACCGATCTATTCCTTTCTTTGAACATACTCGTCGGTCCAATCCCTTCCATTATGTTCCATTTAACTAATTTGAGAAGTTTAGACCTTAGTCAGAATAAAATCAATGGATCAATTCCTCCCGAAATAGGGATGTTGAAAAATCTGTCTTATTTAAACTTGGGTTCGAACGCCCTCACTGGTCCAATCCTGAGTAATTTGACTAATTTGGAATATTTGGACCTTAGTGCAAACTACTTAAATGGAAGCATTCCCTATCACCAGGATAACTTTTATTGGATGAGAGATGTTAACCTTAGTCATAACTGTATTAGCGGAGAAATACCTGTTGCACTTGGGATTAACGTAGCCCATCTCTCGAGTCTGGATCTTAGCTACAATAAACTTACAGGCCATATCCCTCCTTCtctcatttatataaaagaaatcaaCTTGTCACACAATTCTTTGAAGGGTCAAATTCCAAATGGTTTTGATAAGCATCATAAATCCCACACATTAATTGGCAATAGGGATTTATGCGGTCAGTTCAAGAATATTTTTCCTCCATGTCCCAAAAGCAAAAAATCAATCATaaccaaaatagaaatttttGCTCCCATCACCACTTTCCTTGGATTCCTGGTTATTGGGGGTATTATCTTATCTCGTTGTGTGTTCAAAGAAAATCAACTTGAGTTAAGAGAATCTAAGGATGGAAACATATTCTCGATATGGAATTATGACGGACATATTGCATATGAAGACATCATTGAAGCAACCGAGAATTTTGACATCAGATATTGCATTGGAACTGGTGGTTATGGTAGCGTTTACAAAGCAAAATTACCAAGCGGAAATGTGATTGCCTTAAAGAAACTTCATCAAAGAGAGGCTGAGAATCCATTTTTCTTTGGGAGTTTTATAAATGAGGTGAGGGTGTTAACAGAGATTCGACATCGAAATATTGTGAAGCTACATGGGTTCTGTGTACATAAAAGatgcaaatttttaatttatgagtACATGGAAAGGGGAAGCCTATTTTGTGTCCTAAGAAATATTGATGAAGCTATAGAACTGGATTGGAGCAAGAGGGTAAACATCATCAAAGGCATAGCACACGCCTTATCTTACATGCATCATGAATGCATCCCATCAATTGTTCATAGAGATATATCATCTAACAACATTTTGCTGAACTCCGAGTTCCATGCTTTTATCTCTAACTTTGGAACGGCCAAACTCCTTGATCCTGACTCTTCCAATCAAACATTGGTTGTTGGCACTTATAGTTATATTGCCCCAGGTAAATTGTTAATTGGTTATTTATATTCCAAAAAtgtcatttaaattatttaattaaaaatattgaatataatTATTCTATTAGTCATGTatctaaacattttttaagattatctttctttactgttttttttctttgtcaaGTTTACAATTTATGAATCGTTATCACCAATTAAGCTAAAACGATATTAAGttgataaaactaaaaagaGATGTAATATAATCTAAAATCCCAAtaatcttaaattttaaatttaattagatatttttgttcttcatttaaATGTTTAGCATAATcgcatatattatttaataataatacatttggATAGTGGATAATGAGACTATATAGTAATAGTTTGCAATTagcaataatataataatatatatagtatcttCCCATAATCAAAGTTTcgtgatttaattttttttcaaatttataaattttttagattCAAATTATATCCTCTACgcaaaaaaaagttaaaaaataaatagttaacACTAGAACTCATTTTTGtgaagtttgtttatttttcagaatattatataatgaagtTGCCACGTCGTTGTAGTCTTTATCTTTAAAagacttatattttaaaaactaaagaTTTATATTATCGCTACTTGATTAAATATTATTCTTCGTTCAATATTTTACTGTTAAATTAGAATTATCAAATTAATTCAATGTAGTATTGTTCATTTAATAAGTTGAActgaattatatattatttaatttttatacaataaTATAATTGGAGTGATGGCGTCACATTACAAATAGAAAttagatatttaaataatatgccattttcatttcataataTTACTTcctaaaaaactaata
This sequence is a window from Carya illinoinensis cultivar Pawnee chromosome 9, C.illinoinensisPawnee_v1, whole genome shotgun sequence. Protein-coding genes within it:
- the LOC122276199 gene encoding MDIS1-interacting receptor like kinase 2-like, with the protein product MAVSSLSISNIPIVAWAIWIFLCGNCLDNALHQLVNVAAASGSISDLQLEQAKALQETGWWPSSTNYSSACHWDGITCNDGGSVTSIDRSLQGLGGQLKLNFSFFPNLVSLNLSRNNLQGHIPLEIGMLKNLTILYLYSNMLVGPFPFTIGHLTNLEYVFLDGNKINGSIPPEIGMLKNLTFLSLSSNMLVGPIPSTIGHLTNLRSLYLDRNKINGSIPSEIGMLKNLTTLDLSSNMLIGPIPSTIGHATNLKYFYLGQNKINGSIPSEIGMLKNLTDLFLSLNILVGPIPSIMFHLTNLRSLDLSQNKINGSIPPEIGMLKNLSYLNLGSNALTGPILSNLTNLEYLDLSANYLNGSIPYHQDNFYWMRDVNLSHNCISGEIPVALGINVAHLSSLDLSYNKLTGHIPPSLIYIKEINLSHNSLKGQIPNGFDKHHKSHTLIGNRDLCGQFKNIFPPCPKSKKSIITKIEIFAPITTFLGFLVIGGIILSRCVFKENQLELRESKDGNIFSIWNYDGHIAYEDIIEATENFDIRYCIGTGGYGSVYKAKLPSGNVIALKKLHQREAENPFFFGSFINEVRVLTEIRHRNIVKLHGFCVHKRCKFLIYEYMERGSLFCVLRNIDEAIELDWSKRVNIIKGIAHALSYMHHECIPSIVHRDISSNNILLNSEFHAFISNFGTAKLLDPDSSNQTLVVGTYSYIAPGKLLIGYLYSKNVI